In Vibrio japonicus, one DNA window encodes the following:
- a CDS encoding CoA-acylating methylmalonate-semialdehyde dehydrogenase, whose protein sequence is METIHNYIGGSIQESQSGKFAPIFNPATGEQIRQVVLSSKSETELAIESAAKAFPAWSKMPPLKRARILFKFKELMEANMDKLAKTISTEHGKVYSDAMGELTRGLEVVEFACGIPHLQKGEHSANVGTGVDSHSLMQPLGVCAGITPFNFPAMVSMWMFPIALATGNTFVLKPSEKDPTTSLILAELLSEAGLPDGVFNVVNGDKESVDVLLTDPRVQAVSFVGSTPIAEYIYSTASAHGKRCQALGGAKNHCILMPDADLDMATNAIIGAAFGAAGERCMALSVAVVVGDETADHLIDKLRTGVDKMTIGPGIVEGKENDMGPVISQIHKEKIIGYIDSGVEQGADLLIDGRSLSVDGFENGYFVGPTLFDNVSPEMTIYKEEIFGPVLAIVRVPDFETAIQLVNRHEYGNGTAIFTRDGETARQFSENVQAGMVGINIPIPVPMAFHSFGGWKRSVFGPLNVHGNDGVRFYTRMKTVSSRWPASDVRLEQHSSAFNMPTLG, encoded by the coding sequence ATGGAGACTATTCATAACTATATCGGTGGAAGCATTCAGGAAAGCCAAAGCGGCAAATTTGCTCCAATTTTTAACCCAGCTACTGGTGAACAAATTCGCCAAGTCGTCCTTAGCTCAAAGAGTGAAACGGAACTGGCAATTGAATCTGCTGCTAAGGCATTTCCTGCATGGTCGAAAATGCCGCCATTAAAACGTGCTCGAATCCTATTTAAGTTCAAAGAGTTAATGGAAGCTAATATGGACAAGCTTGCCAAAACGATTTCTACTGAGCACGGAAAGGTTTACTCAGATGCAATGGGCGAGCTAACTCGAGGCCTGGAAGTGGTTGAGTTTGCTTGCGGCATTCCTCATCTTCAAAAGGGTGAGCATTCAGCTAACGTGGGTACTGGTGTTGATAGCCATTCACTGATGCAACCACTAGGCGTTTGTGCGGGCATTACTCCGTTTAACTTTCCTGCGATGGTTTCAATGTGGATGTTCCCTATTGCACTTGCGACTGGTAACACATTCGTTCTAAAACCGTCAGAAAAGGATCCAACAACTTCTTTGATTCTGGCTGAGCTACTTTCTGAAGCGGGCCTTCCTGACGGCGTGTTTAACGTAGTGAATGGCGATAAAGAGTCGGTAGATGTACTACTAACTGACCCACGTGTTCAAGCGGTCAGCTTTGTTGGCTCAACACCAATTGCGGAGTACATTTACTCAACGGCATCGGCACATGGTAAACGTTGCCAGGCTTTGGGCGGCGCTAAAAACCACTGTATCTTAATGCCAGATGCAGATTTGGATATGGCAACGAATGCGATTATCGGTGCGGCGTTTGGTGCGGCTGGCGAGCGTTGTATGGCTCTTTCCGTGGCAGTAGTCGTTGGTGACGAAACAGCGGATCACCTTATCGATAAACTACGTACTGGCGTTGATAAAATGACCATTGGCCCTGGTATTGTTGAGGGTAAAGAAAACGATATGGGCCCGGTAATTTCTCAAATTCACAAAGAGAAAATCATTGGTTACATCGACTCAGGTGTAGAGCAGGGGGCAGATCTGCTTATCGATGGTCGCTCTTTAAGTGTCGATGGTTTTGAAAATGGATATTTTGTGGGTCCAACGTTGTTCGACAATGTGTCACCAGAGATGACTATCTATAAAGAAGAGATTTTTGGCCCTGTGCTTGCGATTGTTCGTGTTCCGGATTTTGAAACGGCTATCCAACTGGTTAACCGCCATGAATATGGCAATGGTACGGCAATCTTCACTCGTGATGGTGAAACGGCTCGTCAGTTTAGTGAAAATGTCCAGGCTGGCATGGTAGGTATCAATATCCCAATCCCAGTACCAATGGCATTCCACAGTTTTGGTGGTTGGAAACGTTCTGTTTTCGGTCCATTAAATGTGCACGGTAATGATGGCGTTCGTTTCTACACAAGAATGAAAACAGTATCTAGCCGCTGGCCTGCAAGTGATGTTCGCTTGGAGCAACATTCAAGCGCATTTAATATGCCCACATTAGGCTAA